In Cicer arietinum cultivar CDC Frontier isolate Library 1 chromosome 1, Cicar.CDCFrontier_v2.0, whole genome shotgun sequence, one DNA window encodes the following:
- the LOC101506237 gene encoding nicotinate N-methyltransferase 1, whose amino-acid sequence MEEDTDSRKQARLSILELANMISVPMSLNAVVRLNVADAIWEGGSNAPLSADQILKRVLPGGGGDAENLQRVLRMLTSYDVFEEHLGGGERKYSLTDVGKTLVTDEQGLSYGSYVLQHHQDALMRAWPLVHEAVVDPSKEPFERANGEAAYDYYLKKPEMNELMLKAMSGVSVPFMKALLASYNGFQGVEKLVDVGGSGGDCLRMILHKYPSIKEAINFDLPQVVAKAPQIPGVTHVGGDMFKYVPQGDAIFMKWVLITWTDKEIKHIMQNCYKALPAGGKLIACEPVLPEDSDDSHRTRALLQGDIFVMTIYRAKGKHRTEEQFKQLGISAGFNLFKAFHVDHFYAVLEFQK is encoded by the exons ATGGAAGAAGATACAGATTCACGAAAGCAAGCAAGGCTTTCCATTTTGGAACTAGCGAACATGATAAGCGTACCTATGTCTTTAAACGCTGTCGTACGGCTCAACGTTGCTGACGCAATCTGGGAAGGTGGTTCCAACGCGCCTCTATCTGCCGACCAGATCCTCAAGCGCGTGCTTCCAGGCGGTGGTGGCGACGCCGAGAATCTACAGCGCGTGCTACGCATGCTCACTAGTTACGATGTTTTTGAAGAGCATCTTGGTGGCGGTGAAAGAAAGTACTCTTTAACCGATGTTGGGAAAACTCTCGTGACCGATGAACAAGGCTTATCGTACGGTTCTTATGTGCTTCAACATCACCAG GATGCGTTGATGAGAGCATGGCCATTGGTACACGAAGCAGTTGTGGACCCATCAAAGGAGCCCTTCGAGAGGGCAAATGGAGAGGCAGCTTATGATTACTACCTTAAAAAACCAGAAATGAACGAGTTAATGTTGAAGGCCATGTCGGGTGTGTCAGTGCCCTTCATGAAGGCCTTGTTGGCGAGCTACAATGGTTTCCAAGGTGTGGAAAAGTTAGTGGATGTTGGTGGTAGTGGTGGAGATTGTCTTCGTATGATCTTACATAAATACCCCTCTATTAAAGAGGCGATAAACTTTGATCTTCCTCAAGTGGTTGCCAAAGCACCACAAATTCCAG GTGTAACTCATGTGGGTGGTGACATGTTCAAATATGTTCCCCAAGGAGATGCAATCTTTATGAAG TGGGTGCTAATAACGTGGACAGACAAAGAAATCAAGCACATAATGCAAAACTGTTACAAGGCACTACCAGCTGGTGGAAAACTAATTGCTTGTGAGCCAGTGTTGCCTGAGGATTCAGATGATAGCCACAGAACAAGGGCATTGCTTCAAGGTGACATATTTGTGATGACAATCTACAGAGCCAAAGGAAAGCACAGGACTGAAGAACAGTTTAAGCAACTTGGCATTTCTGCTGGTTTCAATCTTTTCAAAGCCTTTCATGTGGACCATTTCTACGCTGTCCTTGAGTTTCAAAAATGA
- the LOC101510967 gene encoding ribokinase, giving the protein MTQTAFSVSPPNHWLQTNQSNPNTFTTLRTPIQFLRFPNTNNQNDKKYLQTLRFTLNSSSHTPPPVVVVGSVNADIYVDIDRLPKEGETVSAKSGQTLAGGKGANQACCGAKLSHPTYFVGQIGSDAHGNLVADALRDGGVRLDYLTVVPSAPTGHAVVMLQSDGQNSIVIVGGANMSFWPQSLPRQHLELVSNAGIVLLQREIPDFVNIQVAKAARNAGVPVIFDAGGMDAPIPQELLDYVDIFSPNESXXXXXXXXXXXXXXXXXQAAAKCNKLGVKQVLVKLGAEGSVLFIEGEEPIQQPAIFAKTVVDTTGAGDTFTAAFAVALVEGKSKKECLRFAAAAASLCVQVKGAMPSMPDRKSVLELLNHH; this is encoded by the exons ATGACTCAAACAGCGTTTTCAGTTTCACCACCAAACCATTGGCTCCAAACAAATCAATCAAACCCAAATACTTTCACCACTTTACGAACCCCAATTCAATTCCTCCGTTTCCCCAACACAAACAATCAAAACGACAAAAAATACCTCCAAACCCTGCgtttcactttaaactcatctTCACACACCCCACCACCAGTCGTCGTCGTAGGGTCCGTCAATGCGGACATCTATGTTGACATCGACAGACTCCCTAAAGAAGGCGAAACCGTTTCCGCAAAAAGCGGCCAAACTTTAGCCGGCGGGAAAGGTGCTAATCAAGCTTGCTGCGGTGCTAAGCTGTCGCATCCGACTTATTTTGTTGGTCAGATTGGGAGTGATGCTCATGGAAACCTCGTTGCTGATGCTCTCCGTGACGGCGGTGTTCGGCTTGATTATCTGACCGTTGTGCCGTCTGCTCCGACAGGTCATGCTGTTGTTATGCTTCAGTCTGATGGACAGAATTCTATTGTTATTGTTGGTGGTGCTAATATGAGTTTTTGGCCTCAGAGTTTGCCACGTCAGCATTTGGAGCTTGTTTCGAATGCTGGCATTGTTTTGTTGCAGAGGGAGATTCCTGATTTTGTTAACATTCAAGTGGCAAAG GCTGCAAGGAATGCTGGTGTTCCCGTAATATTTGATGCTGGGGGAATGGATGCACCAATTCCACAAGAATTACTGGATTATGTTGATATTTTTAGTCCTAATGAAAGT NNNNNNNNNNNNNNNNNNNNNNNNNNNNNNNNNNNNNNNNNNNNNNNNNNNCAAGCTGCTGCAAAATGCAATAAATTG GGAGTTAAGCAAGTTCTTGTTAAACTTGGAGCCGAAGGATCTGTCCTATTCATAGAAGGAGAAGAACCAATTCAGCAACCTGCCATCTTTGCTAAAACAGTCGTTGATACAACTGGTGCTGGCGATACTTTTACTGCTGCTTTTGCTGTAGCCTTGGTAGAGGGCAAGTCCAAAAAGGAATGCCTCAGATTTGCCG CTGCTGCAGCATCTCTTTGTGTTCAAGTCAAGGGAGCCATGCCCAGCATGCCGGATAGGAAATCTGTTCTCGAACTTCTTAATCATCATTGA